Proteins encoded in a region of the Pseudanabaena sp. BC1403 genome:
- a CDS encoding sensor histidine kinase codes for MHRLLQRQLKKYLSQTLSGFTGDLNDLNSIPLEWQNFLKAIDEAYVQYDAEYRMIERLLDLSSEELLQANNQLREMLTNVEGKVAERTAELIKANSELAQALTDLQQMQVHLIQAEKMSSLGQLIAGIAHEINNPVNFIHGNLRHLHTYVINLLAFVELIQECSEKVNLELESKAEEIDLEFIKIDLPKIIKSMEVGTHRIREIVISLRNFSHIDEAELKAIDIHQGIEDTLLILGHRIKPQKNSNSPRIQIIKQFGDLPLVNCYAGQLNQVFVNILVNAIDAIEESASRENSPQLSNICDRQPCIKILTQVIDDNHVEIAIADNGSGIPEAIQQQIFNPFFTTKPVGKGTGMGMAISYQIITEKHKGRLSCVSSVGKGTEFIIQIPINL; via the coding sequence ATGCATCGCCTACTCCAACGTCAATTAAAAAAATATTTAAGTCAAACTTTGAGTGGTTTCACTGGCGACTTAAACGACTTAAATAGTATTCCCTTGGAATGGCAAAATTTTCTCAAAGCCATAGATGAGGCTTACGTTCAGTATGATGCTGAATATCGGATGATTGAGCGGTTGCTAGATTTAAGTTCTGAAGAACTATTACAAGCAAATAATCAATTACGAGAAATGCTCACAAATGTTGAAGGGAAAGTTGCGGAACGCACTGCTGAACTGATAAAGGCAAATAGCGAATTGGCACAAGCCTTAACGGATCTTCAACAAATGCAAGTTCATCTGATACAGGCTGAGAAAATGTCTTCACTGGGACAGCTTATTGCAGGTATTGCCCATGAAATCAATAATCCTGTCAATTTTATTCATGGCAATCTCAGGCACTTACATACCTATGTGATCAACCTGTTAGCCTTTGTGGAACTGATCCAAGAATGCTCCGAGAAAGTGAATTTAGAACTAGAAAGTAAAGCCGAAGAAATTGATCTAGAGTTTATCAAAATTGATTTGCCGAAAATTATTAAGTCGATGGAAGTTGGTACGCATCGCATCCGCGAGATTGTAATTTCCCTCAGAAACTTCTCTCATATAGACGAAGCTGAATTAAAGGCAATTGATATTCATCAAGGAATTGAAGATACATTGCTAATTCTTGGGCATCGCATCAAACCTCAGAAAAACTCTAATTCTCCACGAATTCAGATCATTAAACAGTTTGGCGATCTTCCCTTAGTAAATTGTTATGCTGGTCAACTAAATCAAGTTTTTGTGAATATTTTAGTAAATGCCATAGATGCCATAGAAGAATCTGCATCTAGAGAGAATAGCCCACAGCTATCAAATATATGCGATCGCCAACCATGCATTAAAATCCTAACCCAAGTAATTGATGATAACCATGTCGAGATTGCGATCGCTGATAATGGTTCTGGTATTCCCGAAGCAATTCAGCAGCAAATTTTCAATCCATTTTTTACGACTAAACCTGTAGGGAAAGGTACAGGTATGGGGATGGCAATTAGCTATCAAATCATCACCGAAAAACATAAGGGACGATTATCTTGTGTTTCTAGTGTTGGTAAGGGAACTGAATTTATTATTCAAATCCCTATTAATCTGTAA